TGTCAAATTTGAGGGTTGGTGCGATCGCTTCTCACCCAGATAGTTTGGAAACCATATCGTCATGGCAAGTTGTTATAAAGAGTCAGTCAGAGAATTTTCTCAATTTTCCTACCAAGTTGCGATCGCACCTCAGCTAGTTTTTCCCATAACTCATGTATGATAAGCAACAATCCTACACCTAAAGTGCTGGAGGAAACTTCCAGCTTGGTGGATATCTTGTCTTTACCCCTAATTCCCAGCCGCAGCACCTGCTGGTTTTCTAACATCATTGACCCCCCAAATTTCTCTCATTTCACGATCAATGCCGATTGATTCTGCTGCACCCCAACTGACAAATGGTACAACCTTGTATCCCCTGTCCCATAACTGCTGTACGGTTTGGCTAGGCAAAGCAAACGGTTCGGTTAGTACCCAATTAGGAGAGCCTTGGTAATGGATTCGAGGTGTATTGACTGCCGATTCTACACTCATTCCGTAGTCTATGACGTTGCTAATTACTTGTAAAACAGTGGTGGGGATAGTAGAACCGCCAGGACTGCCTGTAATGAGCAAAGGTTTACCATCTTTTAGAACTATGGTGGGTGACATGGAACTTAAAGGTTGCTTGAAAGGAGCGATCGCATTTTTTTCTCCTTGTTTGAGTCCATAGCTATTAGCTACACCCACTTTAGCTGTGAAATCATCCATCTCGTTGTTCAACAAAAACCCTGTATTACCTGCCACTACCCCAGCCCCAAAATAGGAATTAATGGTGTAAGTGACAGATACTGCATTACCCTGGCGGTCAATCACTGAATAATGGGTGGTATTGTTACCTTCTGGAGTATTAGTGTCTGATTTAGGAGATAAAGCTTGTTGCTGAGGAATTTGAGCGCGCAAACTCCGAGTATAGTCGGCGGAAAGTAAGCGCTTGACTGGGATATTCACGAAATCGGGATCGCCGAGGTAGGTATTGCGATCGCGGTAAGCGAAAAACATGGCAGATAGCATTAAGTGCCATCTTTGACTGGATGTGCGCTCTAGCTTTGGGATTTGATAGCCTTCTAAAATATTGAGCATCTGACACAAAGTTACTCCACCTCCTGGCGGTGGAGTCGTGACTACCTCATATCCCCGATAAGAGCAGCGCAGAGGTGGAGATTCTGTCACTTTGTAATTGGTAAAGTCTTCTATTTGGAGAATTCCGCCTTGCTTTTGACTATAGCTCGCGATCTCACGGGCAATCTGACCTTGATAAAACGCATCTACGCCTTGCTGGGAGATAGTTTCCAGGGTGCGAGCGAGATCGGTTTGGATTGGGCGATCGCCACTTTGATAAACCCTGCTACCTTGTTTGAGGAAAATGGCGCTAGCTGCGGGATCTGACTGTACTTTAGACTTAGCCTGTTGTAAAATCTTGGCATCAGCATCATAGAGAATAAACCCAACTTTCGCCAAAGCGATCGCTGGAGCCATCACTTGAGTTCTACTCATAGTTCCATATTTACTCAAAGCCGTATCGAGTCCTTTAACAGTACCAGGAACTCCCACAGCTAGATAACCTTGAGTAGAAAGACTTTTAATCGGTTTTCCTTGAGCATCGAGATACATATCTGGCGTAGCAGCTAGAGGCGCTCGTTCCCGAAAGTTGAGGAAAATCTCTTTGCCATTGGCGAGGCGAATCAACATGAATCCACCACCACCAATGTTCCCACAACAGGGGTCAACCACAGCTAAAGCATACCCAATCGCTACCGCCGCATCAATGGCATTACCGCCTTGAGCTAAGATTTGCTCTCCTACCTTGGAAGCAAGGTGATGGGTAGTGACTACCATTTCCTTTCGAGCTAAGGTAGCTGTAGACTTTGGGGAAGACCGATAAGCCTCCGGCTCGCTGGTGCGAACGCAGCTAGGAGCTATAGTGTTCTGGCATAGTATCCAACTAGCCCCATTGTATAGATAAGTTAACGGGTGATAGACACTGCCAAATAGAGCCATATCTATGAGTATGACACCTGCGATCGCTCCAGAGCCAATTCCTAACACCCGCAGGTACTTTTGAAACCGTCGTCGTTTGGTATGCTGGGGGGGAGTTGATTTAGGCATGGTAGCAATGAAACTCCTAGTCTGGTGTGGCAGTATATCATTAGCGATGCCGCTAGGCTGCGGCTACGTCATCGCTAGCGTTTTTTTGGTTGACCATCCGGCTCAATCTCAAGTTATTCCCGACTCTACTTTACCTGTTAACTCCCAAGTCACAAATAATGGCAATACCAGCATCATCAATGGGGGAACGACTAGAGGAACTAATCTTTTCCATAGCTTCAGGGAATTTTCTCTGACTACAGGTGGAACTGCTCATTTTAATAACTCTCTCAAGATCCAAAATATCTTTAGTCGCGTCACTGGTAATTCCATTTCCAATATTGACGGCACTCTCAAAACTAATGGTAGCGCTAACCTCTTTTTTCTCAACCCTAGAGGGGTCGTTTTTGGAGCTAATGCTAGGTTAAATCTGGGTGGTTCTGTCTTGGCTACTACAGCAGATCGGATTAACTTTGCTGATGGTACAGTTTTCAGTGCCATTCAACCACAACCGATATTGACTGTGAGCATCCCTGTTGGTTTAGGATTAGGGACTGAGCCAGGAAAGATCCAGGTTTTAGGTAGTGGACATCAACTAATCGCACCACTTTTCTCACCTGTATCTAGACCTAACTCAGCTACAGGTTTACAAGTCTCACCAGGACAAACTCTGGCATTGGTAGGTGGGGATGTTTCTTTGATAGGTGGGGTAATTACGGCTCCAGGAGGTCGAATTGAAGTTGGTAGCGGCTCAAATGGCGAAGTAAGTTTTTCCACCACCAATTCTCAATGGTCTTTGGATTACCAAAGAGTCCCACAGTGGAGAAATATTAAGTTATCTAAGAGATCTTTACTGGATACTAGCGGTAATGGTGGTGCTTCCATTCAATTGCAGGGTAGACAAATTCAGCTTCAAGATGGCTCTGTGTTGTTGAGCCAAAATCAAGGAATCTTGCCAGATGGAGAATTAAGGCTAAAAGCTAGCGAATTCATTGATATTAACGGAACAGATCCGATTGCCAGAATTCCAGGGGGAGTATTTAGTGAATCTATTAATCTAGGAAATAGCGGAAATATCGCCATCTTTTCTCCCAAAATAAGACTTCAAACGGGAGGAGAATTGACGACTAGAACCTATAGTTTGGGAAAAGGGGGGAATATATCAATTGAGGCGGCTGATTCTTTGCAAATTCTGGGACTTTCACCCATCGATTCTCGAGCCGTCAGTACTGTCAATGCCCTAACTTTTGGCTCTGGTGCGGCTGGAGATATTCAAGTTACTACTTCCCAATTGGAAATAGTCGGAGGAGGACGTTTATTATCCAGCGCTAGCAGCACTGGTGCTGGGGGAAATGTAACGATAAATGCCAGTGATTTCGTGGAATTAAAGGGATTTGGGGTTCAGAGATTGCAAAGAAGCTCTATTAGCGCTTCTACAATTGGCTATGGTCGAGCAGGGAATTTAACCATTAATACCTCCCGATTAATTCTTGCTGATGGCTCCAGAATAGATACCTCTACGGTGGCTTCTGGCTTTGGTGGGAATATAAATATTAATGCGATGAAATTGGTGGATGTCAGTGGTACAGCGCCTGATTCAGATTTATCAAGCTCAATTACTGCCAGTGCTTTCAGGGCAGATCCGCAATTGCAGGAGATTTTTGGTCTACCCTCTCTTCCTTCCGCCAATTCGGGAAATATTGCCATTAACACGTCTCAATTGCGAGTTACCGATCAGGCTTTGATAGCTGTGGAAAATCAGGGAACTGGAGATGCAGGAAGCATTTTCGTCAACGCTCCCGAAATATCTTTCAACTCAGGTGGTAGTATTACTGCCGCTACAGCTTCTGGTAATGGGGGTGAGATTAGGATAAATTCATCAGATCTCAGATTAGATGATGCTTTCATTACCGCCACGGCTGGTGAAAGGGGCAACGGTGGTAACATCGAGATCAACACAGATGCCCTAGTTCTGGACAACAGCAGCATTACCGCCAACGCCTTCTCTGGTACTGGAGGGAACATCGAGATTAATACAGCTTTGTTACTGCAAAGGGACTCTGAAGTTAGCGCTAGTTCTGAATTAGGGTTAGATGGTCAAGTAGAAATTAACCAACTCAACTCACCATCGACTCTCTTTGTGATTTCCGCCGCTCCCATAGTCTTTTCCACAGAAACAGCGATCGCACCCCCTTGTTCTCAGCAAAAAGCGGAATTTTCGCTCACAGGCACATCAGGACTACCTTTACCCCCTAGTGACCTGCAATTTCCTGGTTCTGGTAGTGATGCGCTCGAAGCTAATGCTTTAGTTCATCGCCCTGACGGTTCAATTTCCTTAGCTTATTCTCCTTCTTTGGACTTGCCTTGCCAGAAGTAGAGCCGTTCGTTTGAGTCAGGAGTCAGGAGTCAGGAGTCAGGAGTTAAGAGGGGGAGAGAAGTCAAAATCTACTTCACGACCTCGATCTGCATGACGTTCTCGGTCGATTTGGGCAAAAATTGTCTCTAGTTCCCCATCGCCTTTCCAAGCACCAATGACTGGTTGTAATTGTTGCCATCGCTTTTGGTTGTCGTTTAAAGAGCGCTCGGAAATTTCTACCATAACTTCTGTACCATCAGGGGCACAGACTTCTTCTGGGAGAATAATTGTATTGTCTTGAACAATGCCTTTGATTTTCATCTAAAACCTACCTTCTACAGCAAATAGCCAATTATCCGCGCTTTGGTTATCGGTGAATGGAAAAGCCAAGTCCACTCGAAGGAGCAAATTGGAGTTGAGCTTCCACACAGTCGAAACTCCAGCACTACCGATAGTTTCTCGATTATCGCCCCAAATCTGACCAAAATCTAGAAAGGGGTCAACTTGCAAATTTCTGCTGACTGGAATTTGCAACTCTAAGTTGCCGACCATTCCATTATTACTTAAAAATTCATTAAATCTGTATCCTCTGACAGTATCAATTCCCCCTAAAGCGAATTGCTCTGTTGGAAATAGCTGTGGAGTAGCTAGTTGTAGTCCAATTTTAGCTTTAGCGGTTAAGTTACCAATTTTTTGGTAATATTCCCCTGTCAGTACCCAACTGAAAAAGCTCTGAGATTTTGTTCCCGTACCTACACTGAATTTTGAGTTAACAAATATAGCACGATCTGAATTTTGCTGACTCCATTCTTGACCTAATCTGGCAGTGATAATTTCTGTTTTGCCATTGTCTGAGGTTTGCTCGAAGGGAAAACGCTCCCCATCTAAGAAAGTCTCGCTAGATTGCCAATCTACGCCGAAATTCAGATTCACTTTCTGCTGAGGCTGACGCACTAAAGGCTGTTTGTAACCAATTGATAGCTTTTGAGCCTCAGATTGTAAATCCAGCACAGATATCGGTTTTTCAACGATTTGGCGCTGAGATTTGCTGAAGTTGAGATCGATAGCCGCACCATTGGTCTGAACCGGAAACTCGTAAAAAACTTGATAATTGCTTCCTCCTTCGGTTAAAGTAACTTTAGCTCCTAAAGTATCTCCTCGCCCCCTTAAACTGGGATTTACATAGGTGACAGAGTGCTGCCATTTTCCACTCACAGGAGAAGCATAATTATCTAGGGAATAACGCCAAGATTTCCAGTCAATTTCTTGAATCTGGAGTTTCAGAACAGCAGTACCAACTTCATCTCCTGCTACTAGTTCTCCTTTGAGATCTTCAATTAAAGGGTTTTGTTTAATTAGTTGCAACTGATTTTCTAAATCATTGACATTAAGAGGACTAGCCACATTAATTTGCCCAGTTAAATAATCATTAGATAATCGAGAATTACCTGTAACTTTGACTTGGGTTAGTTTCCCTTCCTTAACTTCTATTTTGACGACTCCGCCTTGGATTTCTTGGAGAGGAATTAAAGCGATCGCACTCGGATAGCCCCGCTCCCTGTAAAATTTAGTAATCGCTTGGCGGACTGCTACCAAATTTGACAAATCGACTTCTAACCCCAGATAGGGAGCCACAACTAATTGTAATTCTTCATTAGAAAAAGAGCGGTTACCCGCAAAACTAAACTCGATAATTTGAGAAGTAGTTTGAGATAATACAGGGAAGTTAAAGGTTAATATTATGCCCAAACTTACAGCTAATATTTTGTTAGTCATAATCTTGATTGTACTACCTATTCCTGCTTTATCACAATCGCAAATTGAAGTCATCAAAACCTATTTAAAACAAGGAAAAATAGAAAAAGCTAGAGAATTATTATCACCATTAAAGTCCGATAACTCTCCCGTGGTACTAGCTACTTTTGGGGATTATTATTATCTAGTCAAAGATTATCAACAAGCAATTGATTATTACAATCAGAGCTTGAAGATTGAGAGTAATCCAGATATATTAGCTAATTTAGGGGAGGTTTATTGGAGTCGCCATCAGAATTCTCAAAGACTTTTATTGGGATTTCAAGGAATTGTTAATCCCCAATTAATCAATCGACTAAAAACTGAATCTGCAAGCGATCGCCAACAGGCTTTAAGTATTTGGCAACAAGTTTTTAAAGTTGACCCCGATCGAGCCAAAGCTAGTCTTTATTTAGCCAAGGCTGATCCCAAATATTTACCTCAAGCTGAAACAGTTGTGAATCAATTACCAAATAATGCTACCAAGGTGCCTTTTATATTGAATTTAGCCGAACTTTCGGGTGACAAAAACTTACTGGAATTAGCCTTAAGTTTAACCAAAGATAGGAGAATTACTTCTTGGATTTATTATCAACAAGGAACAATTCCTAGTTTAATAGAAGCACTTAATTTGGCGGAATCTCTGCCAGCTTACGACCTTTTGTGGCGCTACCAATGGAAATTAGCAGATCTGTATGGAGAAGCTGGAGATAAAAAAAGAGAGCAAGTGTTTTTAGAATTGGCGGTAGCAGCCACTCAAGAGTTAAGAATTAATCCAGCAAATGTGGAACTGAAAGCTACTATCGAACCTTTATATAAAAAGTTAGCTCAGCTTTATTTTCAAAACGGCTCAGTCAAGCAAGGACAAGATATTTTAAATTTATTGCAGGTATCTCAATTACAAAGCTTCTTGTTAGAAAACTGCTTTACTGAAGTGACTAAATATTTAAATCCTCAAACTAAAAATGTGGCATATATTCAAACATTGGTAGTAAATAATGGAATTTTTACCATAGTCAAAAAAGGGGACTCTTTGCAAAAGAGCTTTACTCCGATTAAATCTGAGGAGATCCAACAGAAAGTTTTAGCTTTGAGAACCACTTTGCCAGATACTACTAGCGAAAAATACATTATCCTTTCCCAAGAACTTTATAACTTACTGATTGCTCCTATTAAACCTCAACTAAGTGGAGTTAACCAACTAGTATTTAATAACGACCCGATTCTAACTACCATTCCCTATAGCGCTTTATATGATGGCAAAAAATTTCTGATCGAGGATTTCGCTATTACTTATTCTTTAGGATTTTCACCTCAAATTATGGCGAGTCAAAATCCCTCAAAAACATTGCTCATGGGGATCGAAAATCCTCCTCAACCCTGGATTAATTTACCTTATGCTGAAGAAGAAATAAATGCGATCGCCAATACTGTACCAGCATCTGTTAAAGCTGAAGAGAAAACATTTACTAACTTTAAAACTATCCAACCAGACTTTAATACAATCCACATTGCTACCCATTCTCAACTAGCAGTGGATATTAAGGAATCTACCATTGTTTTTGCAGATCGAGAAGTGACTATGGCAGAATTTGAACGAGTGCTAGCTTCCAGAAGTGAACCCATCGATCTCTTAGTGTTAAGTGGTTGTCAAACTGGAGTAGGGGACAGTCGCTCAGTTTTGGGCTTAGCTGGGATGGCAGCTAAAAACCAGGTCAAGAAAATACTAGCAAGTTTGTGGGCAGTTAATGATGCTGATACAGCTAAATTAATGGAGCAGTTTTACAGTTTTCGCCAATCTGGTGTATCTGATGCTAAAGCCTTACAAATGGCACAAAAACAGATGCTGCAAAACAACCTTCCTCCCTTTTCTTGGTCGAGTTTTATTTTGATCGAAAATTAAC
Above is a window of Merismopedia glauca CCAP 1448/3 DNA encoding:
- a CDS encoding CHAT domain-containing protein, whose product is MPKLTANILLVIILIVLPIPALSQSQIEVIKTYLKQGKIEKARELLSPLKSDNSPVVLATFGDYYYLVKDYQQAIDYYNQSLKIESNPDILANLGEVYWSRHQNSQRLLLGFQGIVNPQLINRLKTESASDRQQALSIWQQVFKVDPDRAKASLYLAKADPKYLPQAETVVNQLPNNATKVPFILNLAELSGDKNLLELALSLTKDRRITSWIYYQQGTIPSLIEALNLAESLPAYDLLWRYQWKLADLYGEAGDKKREQVFLELAVAATQELRINPANVELKATIEPLYKKLAQLYFQNGSVKQGQDILNLLQVSQLQSFLLENCFTEVTKYLNPQTKNVAYIQTLVVNNGIFTIVKKGDSLQKSFTPIKSEEIQQKVLALRTTLPDTTSEKYIILSQELYNLLIAPIKPQLSGVNQLVFNNDPILTTIPYSALYDGKKFLIEDFAITYSLGFSPQIMASQNPSKTLLMGIENPPQPWINLPYAEEEINAIANTVPASVKAEEKTFTNFKTIQPDFNTIHIATHSQLAVDIKESTIVFADREVTMAEFERVLASRSEPIDLLVLSGCQTGVGDSRSVLGLAGMAAKNQVKKILASLWAVNDADTAKLMEQFYSFRQSGVSDAKALQMAQKQMLQNNLPPFSWSSFILIEN
- the ggt gene encoding gamma-glutamyltransferase, with translation MPKSTPPQHTKRRRFQKYLRVLGIGSGAIAGVILIDMALFGSVYHPLTYLYNGASWILCQNTIAPSCVRTSEPEAYRSSPKSTATLARKEMVVTTHHLASKVGEQILAQGGNAIDAAVAIGYALAVVDPCCGNIGGGGFMLIRLANGKEIFLNFRERAPLAATPDMYLDAQGKPIKSLSTQGYLAVGVPGTVKGLDTALSKYGTMSRTQVMAPAIALAKVGFILYDADAKILQQAKSKVQSDPAASAIFLKQGSRVYQSGDRPIQTDLARTLETISQQGVDAFYQGQIAREIASYSQKQGGILQIEDFTNYKVTESPPLRCSYRGYEVVTTPPPGGGVTLCQMLNILEGYQIPKLERTSSQRWHLMLSAMFFAYRDRNTYLGDPDFVNIPVKRLLSADYTRSLRAQIPQQQALSPKSDTNTPEGNNTTHYSVIDRQGNAVSVTYTINSYFGAGVVAGNTGFLLNNEMDDFTAKVGVANSYGLKQGEKNAIAPFKQPLSSMSPTIVLKDGKPLLITGSPGGSTIPTTVLQVISNVIDYGMSVESAVNTPRIHYQGSPNWVLTEPFALPSQTVQQLWDRGYKVVPFVSWGAAESIGIDREMREIWGVNDVRKPAGAAAGN
- a CDS encoding ShlB/FhaC/HecB family hemolysin secretion/activation protein — protein: MTNKILAVSLGIILTFNFPVLSQTTSQIIEFSFAGNRSFSNEELQLVVAPYLGLEVDLSNLVAVRQAITKFYRERGYPSAIALIPLQEIQGGVVKIEVKEGKLTQVKVTGNSRLSNDYLTGQINVASPLNVNDLENQLQLIKQNPLIEDLKGELVAGDEVGTAVLKLQIQEIDWKSWRYSLDNYASPVSGKWQHSVTYVNPSLRGRGDTLGAKVTLTEGGSNYQVFYEFPVQTNGAAIDLNFSKSQRQIVEKPISVLDLQSEAQKLSIGYKQPLVRQPQQKVNLNFGVDWQSSETFLDGERFPFEQTSDNGKTEIITARLGQEWSQQNSDRAIFVNSKFSVGTGTKSQSFFSWVLTGEYYQKIGNLTAKAKIGLQLATPQLFPTEQFALGGIDTVRGYRFNEFLSNNGMVGNLELQIPVSRNLQVDPFLDFGQIWGDNRETIGSAGVSTVWKLNSNLLLRVDLAFPFTDNQSADNWLFAVEGRF
- a CDS encoding two-partner secretion domain-containing protein: MKLLVWCGSISLAMPLGCGYVIASVFLVDHPAQSQVIPDSTLPVNSQVTNNGNTSIINGGTTRGTNLFHSFREFSLTTGGTAHFNNSLKIQNIFSRVTGNSISNIDGTLKTNGSANLFFLNPRGVVFGANARLNLGGSVLATTADRINFADGTVFSAIQPQPILTVSIPVGLGLGTEPGKIQVLGSGHQLIAPLFSPVSRPNSATGLQVSPGQTLALVGGDVSLIGGVITAPGGRIEVGSGSNGEVSFSTTNSQWSLDYQRVPQWRNIKLSKRSLLDTSGNGGASIQLQGRQIQLQDGSVLLSQNQGILPDGELRLKASEFIDINGTDPIARIPGGVFSESINLGNSGNIAIFSPKIRLQTGGELTTRTYSLGKGGNISIEAADSLQILGLSPIDSRAVSTVNALTFGSGAAGDIQVTTSQLEIVGGGRLLSSASSTGAGGNVTINASDFVELKGFGVQRLQRSSISASTIGYGRAGNLTINTSRLILADGSRIDTSTVASGFGGNININAMKLVDVSGTAPDSDLSSSITASAFRADPQLQEIFGLPSLPSANSGNIAINTSQLRVTDQALIAVENQGTGDAGSIFVNAPEISFNSGGSITAATASGNGGEIRINSSDLRLDDAFITATAGERGNGGNIEINTDALVLDNSSITANAFSGTGGNIEINTALLLQRDSEVSASSELGLDGQVEINQLNSPSTLFVISAAPIVFSTETAIAPPCSQQKAEFSLTGTSGLPLPPSDLQFPGSGSDALEANALVHRPDGSISLAYSPSLDLPCQK